From Deltaproteobacteria bacterium, one genomic window encodes:
- a CDS encoding protein kinase yields MPAASCPADPVIEAFASSRLPDAHAAEVREHLQTCASCRQRIARAHDSLESARARTIDGGAAATHMVGSPSPLPPSRPDEISAPLERGETLGRYLIIRALGEGGMGVVYLAYDPELDRRVALKLLRADALARGDVETARIRLLREAQAMARLQHPNVVQVFDVGMVGQKVYLAMELVEGTTVKRWMRSERRPWREVLRIFLDAGRGLCAAHAAGMIHRDFKPDNVLIGKDGRARVTDFGLARALDSSEPEHRTPLDPDDADSHSDGGHLNQPLTVTGTIMGTPAYMAPEQVVASRVDERTDQFSFCVSLYEALYGERPFEGRADPRWPVPPRDAPKGSNVPTWVRRAVVRGLAFKPEQRWPSLQSLLDALANDPAVRTRRLAAVGGATALLTLASGVIVFLLAHRPPDVCDHPDAQLSGIWDDAAQKRAHAAFLATGLPSAETTWGYAERAMAKHTRAWVEQYRDACHDARVAHTESESALDLRLDCLANQRTDISAVVALFAHADKTIVQSASGAAASLPLASDCSDARALALIEPPPPDVTAKVEDLRGRLAAAKALSGAGMYGQAIAALTPLAKESHQLNYRPLEADVLFNLGHAQGRNTEFSSATATFGQALDVALVARTDVLAARAAARRVGAASLAGKSATEVDADVAQARPLVERVGEQSVAAVEFEQALGLQYSNRGREIEGLLHFQRSEDLAEKVYGLDNPQTLIALNNLGAGFNGVGKYDEEIAAYKRALEVSDHIFGPESDNARIVWTNLAQAYADLGRTPPTLEALEHVRALSKEHGDNLYTSTALGAAARTLAVDGRVAEAEKLSDQAMAIAQQRGATEVPDMADVLRYACEVHLAANKPELAVRDYEAVVKVMTGQLEPDSPDWVQYLRVGGAAYLLAGQQPKARAILERGLGLAKNRPFYPGWIPEMRFNLARAVAPTDPRRATELAKQAHDELANVPAQKALLAEVDAWLQKSPR; encoded by the coding sequence ATGCCCGCCGCGAGCTGCCCAGCGGATCCGGTGATCGAGGCCTTCGCCTCGAGCCGCCTCCCCGACGCGCATGCGGCCGAGGTCCGCGAGCATCTCCAGACCTGCGCGAGCTGCCGCCAGCGGATCGCGCGCGCGCACGACTCGCTCGAGAGCGCCCGCGCGCGCACCATCGACGGCGGCGCGGCGGCCACGCACATGGTGGGCTCGCCCTCGCCACTTCCGCCCAGCCGGCCCGACGAGATCTCCGCGCCGCTCGAGCGCGGCGAGACGCTCGGCCGCTACCTCATCATCCGCGCGCTCGGCGAGGGCGGCATGGGCGTGGTGTACCTCGCCTACGATCCCGAGCTGGATCGGCGCGTGGCGCTGAAGCTCCTCCGCGCCGACGCCCTCGCCCGCGGCGACGTCGAGACCGCGCGCATCCGCCTGCTGCGCGAGGCCCAGGCCATGGCGCGGCTGCAGCACCCGAACGTGGTGCAGGTCTTCGACGTGGGCATGGTGGGCCAGAAGGTCTACCTGGCCATGGAGCTGGTGGAGGGCACCACCGTGAAGCGGTGGATGCGCTCGGAGCGCAGGCCTTGGCGCGAGGTCTTGCGCATCTTCCTCGACGCGGGCCGCGGGCTCTGCGCCGCGCACGCCGCGGGCATGATCCACCGCGACTTCAAGCCCGACAATGTGCTCATCGGCAAGGACGGCCGCGCGCGCGTGACCGACTTCGGCCTGGCGCGCGCGCTGGACTCGTCGGAGCCGGAGCACCGCACGCCGCTCGATCCCGACGACGCCGACAGCCACTCCGACGGCGGACACCTGAACCAGCCGCTCACGGTCACCGGAACGATCATGGGCACGCCCGCGTACATGGCGCCGGAGCAGGTCGTCGCCAGCCGCGTGGACGAGCGCACGGATCAGTTCAGCTTCTGCGTGTCGCTCTACGAGGCGCTCTACGGCGAGCGGCCCTTCGAAGGTCGCGCGGATCCGCGCTGGCCAGTGCCGCCGCGCGACGCGCCCAAGGGCAGCAACGTGCCCACCTGGGTCCGCCGCGCCGTGGTGCGCGGGCTCGCGTTCAAGCCGGAGCAGCGCTGGCCGAGCTTGCAGTCGCTGCTCGACGCACTCGCCAACGATCCCGCCGTTCGTACGCGACGGCTCGCGGCGGTGGGCGGCGCGACGGCGCTGCTCACCCTGGCGAGCGGGGTGATCGTCTTCCTGCTCGCGCACCGCCCGCCCGACGTGTGCGATCACCCCGATGCGCAGCTCTCGGGCATCTGGGACGACGCCGCACAGAAGCGGGCCCATGCCGCGTTCCTGGCCACGGGCCTCCCCAGCGCCGAGACCACCTGGGGCTATGCCGAGCGCGCCATGGCCAAGCACACCCGCGCCTGGGTGGAGCAGTACCGCGACGCGTGTCACGACGCGCGCGTGGCCCACACCGAGAGCGAGAGCGCGCTCGACCTGCGGCTCGATTGTCTCGCGAACCAGCGCACCGACATCAGCGCGGTGGTGGCGCTCTTCGCGCACGCGGACAAGACCATCGTGCAATCGGCGAGCGGCGCCGCGGCGAGCCTGCCGCTGGCGAGCGACTGCTCCGACGCGCGCGCGCTGGCCCTCATCGAGCCGCCGCCGCCCGACGTGACCGCGAAGGTGGAGGATCTGCGCGGACGACTCGCGGCGGCCAAGGCGCTCTCGGGCGCGGGCATGTACGGCCAGGCAATCGCCGCGCTCACGCCGCTCGCGAAGGAGTCGCACCAGCTCAACTACCGCCCGCTCGAGGCCGACGTGCTCTTCAACCTCGGCCACGCGCAGGGGCGCAACACCGAGTTCTCCTCGGCGACGGCGACGTTTGGACAAGCGCTCGACGTGGCCCTGGTGGCGCGCACCGACGTGCTCGCGGCCCGCGCAGCGGCACGGCGGGTGGGCGCGGCGAGCCTTGCGGGCAAGAGCGCGACCGAGGTCGATGCCGATGTCGCGCAGGCGCGGCCGCTGGTGGAGCGCGTGGGCGAGCAGAGCGTGGCCGCGGTGGAGTTCGAGCAGGCGCTGGGGCTGCAGTACTCGAACCGCGGCCGCGAGATTGAAGGCCTCTTGCACTTCCAGCGCTCGGAGGACCTCGCCGAGAAGGTCTACGGCCTGGACAACCCGCAGACGCTGATCGCCCTCAACAACCTGGGCGCGGGCTTCAACGGCGTGGGCAAGTACGACGAGGAGATCGCCGCGTACAAGCGCGCGCTCGAGGTGTCGGATCACATCTTCGGGCCGGAGAGCGACAACGCGCGCATCGTCTGGACCAACCTCGCGCAGGCCTACGCCGACCTCGGCCGCACGCCGCCCACGCTGGAGGCGCTGGAGCACGTGCGCGCGCTGTCCAAGGAGCACGGCGACAACCTCTACACGTCGACCGCGCTCGGTGCGGCGGCGCGCACGCTCGCTGTCGATGGCCGTGTCGCCGAAGCGGAGAAGCTCTCGGATCAAGCGATGGCCATCGCCCAGCAGCGCGGCGCGACCGAGGTCCCGGACATGGCCGACGTGCTCCGCTACGCATGCGAGGTGCACCTCGCGGCGAACAAGCCAGAGCTCGCGGTGCGCGACTACGAGGCCGTGGTCAAGGTCATGACCGGCCAGCTCGAGCCCGACAGCCCGGACTGGGTGCAGTACCTCCGCGTCGGCGGCGCGGCGTACCTCCTCGCGGGCCAGCAGCCGAAGGCGCGCGCGATCCTCGAGCGCGGGCTGGGCCTCGCCAAGAACCGGCCGTTCTATCCGGGGTGGATCCCGGAGATGCGCTTCAACCTCGCGCGCGCCGTGGCGCCCACGGATCCGCGGCGCGCAACGGAGCTCGCCAAGCAGGCCCACGACGAGCTCGCGAATGTGCCCGCTCAGAAGGCGCTGCTCGCCGAGGTGGACGCGTGGCTGCAGAAGAGCCCGCGGTGA
- a CDS encoding GNAT family N-acetyltransferase has protein sequence MKVRAAREADLEALARIVAETPLWQRYGVTPDSARAALSGGLSRGEAVLTIDVDGGLGGLAWVQAQAGFGRSPYLKWLGVAPGGNRRGVGRELLRGAEDAARSTRSELILLCSDFNHDGQRFYEREGYARVGALPDYVLSGVAELVYFKKL, from the coding sequence GTGAAGGTCCGTGCCGCGCGCGAAGCGGATCTCGAGGCGCTCGCGCGGATCGTGGCCGAGACGCCGCTCTGGCAGCGCTACGGCGTCACGCCGGACTCCGCGCGCGCAGCGCTCTCGGGCGGGCTCTCGCGCGGCGAGGCCGTGCTCACCATCGATGTCGATGGCGGGCTGGGCGGGCTCGCGTGGGTGCAGGCGCAGGCGGGCTTCGGACGCTCGCCGTACCTCAAGTGGCTCGGCGTCGCGCCCGGTGGCAATCGGCGCGGGGTGGGTCGCGAGCTCTTGCGCGGCGCGGAGGATGCCGCGCGTTCCACGCGGTCGGAGCTGATTCTCTTGTGCAGCGACTTCAACCACGACGGCCAGCGCTTCTACGAGCGCGAGGGCTACGCGCGCGTCGGCGCGCTCCCGGACTACGTGCTCTCCGGTGTGGCGGAGCTGGTGTACTTCAAGAAGCTCTGA
- a CDS encoding DUF2127 domain-containing protein, whose translation MTEPALPPVAAPATQAEPGEGAEHVQSHAEGRLITAIGIFKAFKGVILLATAAGVFELLGKDLDDLVDHLVAFAHLAPDSRLVTFLYDQADTITSGKLKAIASVGVVYGCLLCTEGYGLLRRRKWAELLVVIATLIPVPFELYELIHEPSFKKVGALILNLAIVAYLIRRRQQFTTRKQRKAARESQKAPAKPELAA comes from the coding sequence ATGACCGAGCCCGCCCTGCCGCCTGTTGCCGCCCCCGCGACGCAGGCCGAGCCGGGCGAGGGCGCGGAGCACGTGCAGAGCCACGCGGAAGGGCGGCTCATCACCGCCATCGGCATCTTCAAGGCGTTCAAGGGCGTGATCCTGCTGGCCACGGCCGCGGGTGTCTTTGAGCTCCTGGGCAAGGACCTCGACGACCTGGTCGATCACCTGGTGGCGTTCGCGCACCTCGCGCCGGATTCGCGGCTGGTGACGTTCCTCTACGACCAGGCGGACACCATCACCTCGGGCAAGCTCAAGGCCATCGCCAGCGTGGGCGTGGTGTACGGCTGCCTGCTCTGCACCGAGGGCTACGGCCTCTTGCGTCGGCGGAAGTGGGCAGAGCTGCTGGTGGTCATCGCCACGCTGATTCCGGTGCCGTTCGAGCTCTACGAGCTCATCCACGAGCCGAGCTTCAAGAAGGTGGGCGCGCTGATCTTGAACCTGGCGATCGTGGCCTACCTGATTCGCCGGCGGCAGCAGTTCACCACGCGCAAGCAGCGCAAGGCGGCGCGTGAGTCGCAGAAGGCGCCCGCCAAGCCGGAGCTCGCGGCGTGA
- a CDS encoding metallophosphoesterase, with the protein MQIRTRLVGALAVLLAGCLGGATVQTTATTTATTDGSTTDSSGSGTDSGTTGQTNTTGQSNTTGPSSTTGTSSTAGTTSAASNTTGTTGSTGTSSTSTSTSTSTSTTGTTGLHANTPLDGLTLGLMHFAVMGDCRPSNYVNTAAGAAGAYPTTIITRIFSQIAGRGPDFALFSGDMVYTLNPPDGSAAGAQIDLFLGARNQLDRPFAAALGNHEDTDSVDVTVFHQKLNQPLSYFGFTIHTQKGDVRFTVADDTYWDSRQMTWLTSELSSSAPYHVVLKHYPSDSTENDESTFQQLIAQYPPTLILTGHSHTYDRPHPNELVLGTAGAPLANSAPGYGYAMIDQLSSGRLQVSVYDEGTNTLTDQWTTP; encoded by the coding sequence ATGCAAATCCGTACGAGGCTCGTGGGCGCGCTCGCCGTGCTGTTGGCCGGGTGTCTGGGCGGCGCCACCGTGCAGACCACCGCCACCACCACCGCGACCACCGACGGCTCCACCACCGATTCGTCCGGCAGCGGCACCGACAGCGGCACGACCGGCCAGACGAACACCACCGGCCAGAGCAACACCACCGGCCCGTCGAGCACCACCGGCACGTCGAGCACCGCCGGCACGACGAGCGCCGCGAGCAACACCACCGGCACCACGGGCAGCACGGGCACCAGCTCCACCAGCACGAGCACGTCGACGAGCACCAGCACCACGGGCACCACCGGCCTGCACGCGAACACGCCGCTCGACGGCCTCACGCTGGGGTTGATGCACTTCGCGGTGATGGGCGACTGCCGGCCGTCGAACTACGTGAACACGGCAGCTGGAGCGGCCGGCGCCTATCCCACGACGATCATCACCCGCATCTTCAGCCAGATCGCCGGTCGCGGACCGGACTTCGCGCTCTTCTCGGGCGACATGGTCTACACGCTCAACCCGCCCGACGGCTCGGCGGCGGGCGCGCAGATCGACCTCTTCCTCGGCGCCCGCAACCAGCTCGACCGGCCGTTCGCGGCCGCGCTGGGCAACCACGAGGACACCGACAGCGTGGACGTGACGGTCTTCCACCAGAAGCTCAACCAGCCGCTCTCGTACTTTGGCTTCACCATCCACACCCAGAAGGGCGACGTGCGCTTCACCGTCGCCGACGACACCTACTGGGACAGCCGGCAGATGACGTGGCTCACGAGCGAGCTCTCGTCGAGCGCGCCGTACCACGTGGTGCTCAAGCACTACCCCTCGGACTCGACCGAGAACGACGAGAGCACCTTCCAGCAGCTCATCGCGCAGTACCCGCCCACGCTCATCCTCACGGGGCACTCGCACACCTACGATCGCCCGCACCCGAACGAGCTGGTGCTCGGCACCGCGGGCGCTCCCCTGGCGAACAGCGCGCCGGGCTACGGCTACGCGATGATCGACCAGCTCTCGAGCGGTAGGCTTCAGGTCAGCGTATACGATGAGGGAACCAACACCCTCACCGACCAGTGGACCACCCCATGA
- a CDS encoding Fpg/Nei family DNA glycosylase, protein MPELPDLEYVVGELNAHAVGQTITAARVKEPVVLRLALEGDLGSLTIGKTLEKAERRGQFVLFDLGEVDVVVNPMLAGRFSLAAPDDKGSRSLCFSLSLSGGQELRYLDDKKMGKVYVVPHGDTSQVPLLGELGLDVMSKQFTREALGKLVDKRRQQVRPFLMDKRALSAIGNAYADEILWAARIHPKAWCNKLTAEELDALYASIGSVLRAAIKEVAKRGAPIDEKVRDFLQVRGRAGEPCPRCGTKIRTARVVDADACFCPNCQPATRKLFIDWTKAGKS, encoded by the coding sequence ATGCCCGAGCTGCCGGATCTCGAGTACGTGGTGGGCGAGCTCAACGCGCACGCGGTGGGGCAGACGATCACCGCAGCGCGCGTGAAGGAGCCCGTGGTGCTGCGCCTGGCGCTCGAGGGCGATCTCGGCTCGCTCACGATCGGCAAGACGCTCGAGAAGGCCGAGCGGCGCGGACAGTTCGTGCTCTTCGACCTGGGCGAGGTCGATGTCGTCGTGAATCCCATGCTCGCGGGGCGGTTCTCGCTGGCCGCGCCGGACGACAAGGGCTCGCGCTCGCTCTGCTTCTCCTTGTCGCTCTCGGGCGGGCAGGAGCTGCGCTACCTCGACGACAAGAAGATGGGGAAGGTCTACGTCGTCCCGCACGGCGATACCTCGCAGGTGCCGCTCCTTGGCGAGCTCGGCCTGGACGTGATGTCCAAGCAGTTCACCCGCGAGGCGCTGGGCAAGCTCGTGGACAAGCGCCGCCAACAAGTCCGCCCGTTCTTGATGGACAAGCGCGCGCTCTCCGCCATCGGCAACGCCTACGCCGACGAGATCCTCTGGGCCGCGCGCATCCACCCCAAGGCCTGGTGCAACAAGCTCACCGCTGAAGAGCTCGACGCGCTCTACGCATCGATTGGCAGCGTCCTGCGCGCAGCCATCAAGGAGGTCGCCAAGCGCGGCGCCCCCATCGACGAGAAGGTGCGCGACTTCCTGCAGGTGCGCGGGCGCGCGGGCGAGCCGTGTCCGCGCTGTGGAACGAAGATCCGCACCGCGCGCGTGGTCGACGCCGACGCCTGCTTCTGTCCGAACTGCCAGCCCGCCACGCGCAAGCTCTTCATCGACTGGACGAAGGCCGGAAAGAGCTAA
- a CDS encoding response regulator transcription factor, giving the protein MTRAGSHQLVAELVEEAHAVADPLRFPQRALERLQAALGFDSAMVMGLGKPRRPLAMLNKEPYRPYLQRYQAESSRYDADLLRTKQAAKEGRGAFIDRSVYSGAELRELPFFAEITRPQGISSQLIGILELRGEPLAKLHLCRHGRGKGFGAGELEVVQQVMPLLGIAHVAFAGPSRGASPSMEALGPRERQVAELVARGLRNREIGALLGTSPNTVRNQLHRLFDKLDLTGRTELALWYQRANVVRR; this is encoded by the coding sequence GTGACACGCGCAGGCAGCCACCAGCTGGTGGCGGAGCTGGTCGAGGAGGCGCACGCGGTGGCGGATCCGCTGCGCTTTCCGCAGCGCGCGCTGGAGCGGCTGCAAGCGGCGCTGGGCTTCGACTCCGCGATGGTGATGGGGCTGGGCAAGCCGCGGCGGCCGCTGGCGATGCTCAACAAGGAGCCGTACCGCCCGTACCTGCAGCGTTACCAGGCCGAGTCGAGCCGCTACGACGCCGATCTGCTCCGCACCAAGCAGGCCGCCAAGGAGGGCCGGGGCGCCTTCATCGACCGCTCGGTCTACTCGGGCGCCGAGCTCCGGGAGCTGCCGTTCTTCGCGGAGATCACCCGGCCCCAGGGGATCTCCAGCCAGCTCATCGGCATCCTCGAGCTGCGCGGCGAGCCATTGGCCAAGCTGCACCTCTGCCGGCACGGGCGCGGCAAGGGCTTCGGCGCCGGCGAGCTGGAGGTGGTGCAGCAGGTGATGCCGCTTCTGGGCATCGCGCACGTGGCGTTCGCGGGGCCGTCGCGGGGCGCGTCGCCGTCGATGGAGGCGCTGGGGCCGCGGGAGCGGCAGGTGGCGGAGCTGGTGGCTCGGGGGCTGCGCAACCGGGAGATCGGCGCGCTCCTGGGGACCTCGCCCAATACCGTTCGCAACCAGCTCCACCGGCTCTTCGACAAGCTCGACCTCACCGGGCGCACCGAGCTTGCGCTCTGGTACCAGCGCGCGAACGTGGTGCGCCGCTAA
- a CDS encoding Ppx/GppA family phosphatase encodes MRNVRASTPSRPRLLSPPRRGELVYGAIDVGTNAMRLELARPRGDGSGGFEVLHQERDPVRPGEGVFKKGALSREVADRVIATLRRYGQLCHRFGAVTRAVATSAVREAKNREEIVRRARREAGVELEVISGQEEARLICLGVLDELPANARSLVIDIGGGSTEIARAQGSQPSELFSLELGAVRLTELFDASGKVDSEKLSLMRAYVRQVLEERLPRDSARGTTRVFGSSGTIRSVVMYGADGPEASARQLGRAVDELASMPPDRRRKRFDQHRADIVVAGAVILEGIVQRLRLSQVTTVDRGLRDGLIIDLLRGGHDAGDHLPADAALAYLRRFDSDERHARQVARLALTLFDGLAALHKLPAAARPLLEVAALLHDVGSAVSYHRHHKHSYYIIQNAELPGLTSRDREIVARLARFHRRTPPAPGHQDLAGLSGSEVRMVVKLAAILRLADAFDRSHHQPVLNLRIRSNGRVVIELLSRQPLDLEVWDARQELALLRSALGKPVDVVAAKPAARGLRLV; translated from the coding sequence ATGAGAAACGTGCGCGCCTCCACCCCGTCCAGGCCAAGACTGCTCAGCCCGCCCCGCCGCGGCGAGCTGGTCTATGGCGCCATCGACGTGGGCACCAACGCCATGCGGCTGGAGCTGGCGCGGCCGCGCGGCGACGGATCAGGCGGCTTTGAAGTGCTGCATCAGGAGCGCGACCCGGTCCGGCCGGGCGAGGGCGTCTTCAAGAAGGGCGCCCTCAGCCGCGAGGTGGCGGATCGGGTCATCGCCACGTTGCGGCGCTACGGCCAGCTCTGCCACCGCTTCGGCGCGGTGACGCGCGCCGTGGCCACGAGTGCAGTTCGCGAGGCCAAGAACCGCGAGGAGATCGTCCGGCGCGCGCGGCGCGAGGCCGGCGTCGAATTGGAGGTCATCAGCGGCCAGGAGGAGGCGCGCCTGATCTGCCTGGGCGTGCTCGACGAGCTCCCGGCCAACGCGCGCTCGCTGGTCATCGACATCGGCGGCGGCTCCACGGAGATCGCGCGCGCCCAGGGCAGCCAGCCCTCGGAGCTGTTCTCGCTGGAGCTGGGCGCGGTGCGGCTCACCGAGCTCTTCGACGCCTCGGGCAAGGTGGACTCCGAGAAGCTCTCGCTGATGCGCGCCTACGTGCGCCAGGTGTTGGAAGAGCGGCTCCCGCGCGACTCGGCGCGGGGCACCACGCGCGTCTTCGGCAGCTCGGGCACGATTCGCAGCGTGGTGATGTACGGCGCGGACGGACCGGAGGCCAGCGCGCGGCAGCTGGGGCGTGCCGTGGACGAGCTCGCGTCCATGCCGCCCGACCGCCGCCGCAAGCGCTTCGATCAACACCGCGCGGACATCGTGGTCGCCGGCGCGGTGATCCTCGAGGGCATCGTGCAGCGGCTGCGGTTGTCGCAGGTGACCACCGTCGATCGCGGCCTGCGCGACGGCCTCATCATCGACCTGCTCCGCGGCGGCCATGACGCGGGCGATCACCTCCCCGCCGACGCGGCCCTCGCGTACCTGCGCCGGTTCGACTCCGACGAGCGGCACGCGCGGCAGGTGGCCCGGCTGGCGCTCACGCTCTTCGACGGCCTGGCCGCGCTCCACAAGCTGCCCGCGGCGGCGCGCCCGCTGCTCGAGGTCGCCGCGCTGCTGCACGACGTGGGCTCGGCGGTGAGCTACCACCGGCACCACAAGCACAGCTACTACATCATCCAGAACGCCGAGCTGCCGGGGCTCACCAGCCGCGACCGGGAGATCGTCGCGCGGCTGGCGCGCTTCCACCGCCGCACGCCGCCGGCGCCCGGCCACCAGGACCTCGCCGGGCTCTCGGGCAGCGAGGTGCGCATGGTGGTGAAGCTCGCCGCCATCCTGCGCCTCGCCGACGCCTTCGATCGCTCGCACCACCAGCCGGTGCTCAACCTCCGCATCCGCAGCAACGGGCGGGTGGTGATCGAGCTCTTGTCGCGGCAGCCGCTGGACCTCGAGGTCTGGGACGCGCGCCAGGAGCTGGCCCTGCTGCGCTCCGCGCTGGGCAAGCCCGTGGACGTGGTTGCCGCCAAGCCGGCCGCGCGCGGCCTGCGATTGGTTTGA